The region CTGATGGACCTCGCATTGCTTAGAGAAAAGCATGCCGGCAAATCCTATCTGGATGACATTCCAGCGCTACGAGTTTTTACCCTGAACACATTGCGAGACCGGGTAGTGAAAGATCATCCGGAAACCGAGGATCCAAAACTCGAAAACATTGAACTAAGCATCACCAGTCTTGTGGTTATCGGTACTTTCACCGTGCCAGGCAAGACCGAGACCGTCACGATGTCGTTGGTCGATTTGGCATTGCAGAATCTGATTGCGGTGCCGTTGGGAAACAAGACCGTGCGACGCACTGACAACGGCGTGGTTGAAGCCTGGATGACCCCGGCCTATCTGCAACAGTTGGTCACTGATGTCGATATCGGTGAAGTCTATCCCGCGTTGATCAAACGTAAGTTGTTCGCTGACACGCTGGAAACGCAACGAAGACAAGAGCTGTTCGCCAGCCAGTTGCGCATCCAGTTACCGCTTCAAGCACTGCAGTACAAGATCCGTGGCGAGTCTGGAATTGACGATCTGGGCTACCAGTATGTGGTCGCGGCGATGCATGAAAAAGCAACGGATCGTTATGTGAGCGATCTGGAAATTATTATTCGGCCGCTGGCTTTCATTCCCGAAAGTCATACGGACGACAAAGCCGATGCGGTCGCCAATATGTTTGTCATCGGGCCTAAATTTGTCGACAAGGGGCCTTGCCTGCTCTTTCGCCCGCTACTTGAACCTGCGCTTTTACAGTACCCCTGCGAAGCCAATCTGCTGTATGCAATCAAACATAGCCAGACGCTTCGGCAGTCCGTATTGGCCTGGCTGCCAGATGATGTGCGATTCAACTATTCGCAATACGTGTTCCCCGGTCGCCTGCCTTCCGCCTGGACATTGTCTCAATGGTTGGTCGACTCAACGTCAGTCCTGCGCATGATGGGGGAAGTCACGCTGTCCAAGACACCCCTTGTGGAACCTTGTCTGTCGACATTGTTCGCCGACAATGCCAACGCGATGATCACCCTTGCAGACCGACAGTCAGTCTCCAACGCTCAAAGCCGCTGGGAGACACTCAAACACGGGGCCTGGGCACTGTTCAACATCGCTCTGCCGTTTCTGGGCAGAACAGCTGAAACAGCGACCTGGATCTGGCAAATCATAGACGACTTGGATGTGGCTAATAAAGCCAGCGAAAAGGGTGACAGTGAAAACACTTGGACCGCGCTGACCGACCTGTTTCTGGCAGTAGCCATGGTACTTGCCCATCGTGCAGCGACACGCCATGCAGGGGCTGCGCGAGCCCTGGAAAATGACTCTGCCTTATTGGACAAAGAACCCACAGTGCTTGAGCAGGAACAGGAGAATACAGAAGAAAAACTGGTCACGACGGCGCCGCCGAAAATCACGCTCACTCAGATGCCGGACATCGCCGCGCAGCAGTTACCCGAATCTCACAAAACCTCTTTGTACACCTCTGGCCCCCTTGCGCGTAAGGGTCTGGAGGCCTTTCTGGAGGGCATGGCCATTACCAAACCTCAAGGCTTGCCCGCCCCCTCAACCGAAGTCGGCCTACACCAATTTTTGAGCGCGTTAAATCAGAAATGGTATGCGCAGGTCGGCCAACGCTGGTTCGAAGTCACCCTCAATGAAAGTGACTTCGTGCAGATCATCAATACACGCGACTCTCCGGCAAAAACCGGCCCACTGTTGATGCATTCTTCAAATGGAGCATGGGAAGTCGACATACGCTTGAGATTACGCGGTGGAGGTCGCAGCCGAAAAGAAGTAATGCAGGAAAACGCACGACGCATCATCGAGCTCAAACAACAACTAACTTCCTTCGACGCGAACAAGGAAACGCTGAAGACAGCGCTAGAGAACGCAGAGAAAGCCGCCGCCACCTCAACACCCGGCGTCGATGATCCTCAAAATCGAATGCTTATCGAAACACTGGATAGACAGCTGGACATCTACGGCGTCTACATAAATCAACTCAAAGCCTTCAATGCGCTTGAGCCCATTGTCAACTACCGAGAGGTCATGGTCAGTTGCCTGGAAGCACAACTCTGGCGCACGAAGAAATGGTGCGATCAGCAGAATCGGGTTTTCGGGAACTACCTACGCCGCTCAATCGCCTTACTTGATAACGAGCCTGTCGAACACACCCAAACACCCCGCCAAACTCATCAACAGACCAGCGAACTGGCCCAAGGGATGATTGATAAAATCGAGTTCGGCCAAGCACGAATCGAAGAGCTGAAGCGGCTGGGCAAAAACGCAGCGCTAATAGCCAGTGAGTACACGGCCACACAGCCCTCCTTTGACCTGCACGACCTGAAGCTGTTTCAGATCAGCCTTGCTCAAGAACTTTGCCTCAATGATTCCGGCACGGCTGCCACAGGGGGCGCCCGCGAAACATTGGCAGCGCTTGTCGAAGACGTGGGTCTCACCATTCAGTCCTCACTGGACCTCGATAGAGAAGGTCACACCGTGGCGTTGACTGAACAAATTGAGGGGTTCAGTGATTTTGTGGAGCAGTTTGCAACCCTCGATCAACGCATCCTCGACCTGCCTGGTGAGTACCCAGGGCAACTGTTGCAACCAGCTTTGGACTTAATGCGTGCGCGAGTCGAGGTATTCAACGAGCGCGCAATCGATCACCTGGCGGGACTGCTGCAAGAACGCAGAACCCTAGAACCTGTTCCAGGACCATCCCAACCGAAAAAAGCACCACTTCGCGTTATCAAGACTCGGTTCAAAGGGACGGTTATCGGCACGTCCAGAACTCGACTGAAAAGCACCGATACCGAACTGGTTGACGTGACCTCTGCGCTGACAGGCATGGTCATTGCGACGTTCCATGAAAAGACGCCGGGCAGCTGGGTCGAACATGTTCGGCCTAATACCACGTTACCTTCAGCCCGGCATCCAACCCTGGCTGTCAGTGTTCAAAACGGAAAAACCTTACTGACACAGCTGGAACCGTTTACCCGACAGACTGAGGCGCATTCCAAAAACATTCGGCGCATTCCCCTGGAAATCGAGGAAATGTTCCATCAGCAGGCTAACCGAATGGAGGCAGCGGCCGCGGCTATCGAGCAAGCCCTGACCGATATGAACGCCACGGAAAGCGGTCCCGGCTCAGCGGCCGATGTCACCAAAAAACTAAGTAACGGGGCGGTAGAGCTGTACAAAAAAGGAAGTGAACTTCGCATCACCATGACCAAACGGCAGCCGCCGACGGCGGGACGTCTTGAATGGCTGCATAGCAAGGGGCTGGTGAAAATCGAACGGATAGTTAAATCAGGAACGGCGCATCAGCGCCTGAAAGGTCAGCGCAAGGACTTTATGGATGAGTACCAGATAAGCGATAAAGCAACCAGCGAGGTGCTCTGGTATGCCCACTTCCATTACCCGACGTCCGATACGCCACGATCAGCCTTCACTGCCGCACACCTGAAGACCGTAGAACAGCGTTTGTCAGGCGGTGCGTTCGTAACGCGCAATACTGTGGGTCCACTTCAGTCCATTGCGATTTATCGTGCTGAAATCAGCCATCGATTAGCTGACTTGCTGTTTCTGAAGTAACAGTGTCGCCGGTAAGGGCTCATTGTCGCCAAAGTTTATCCAGGTGTCCGAGCGCGCTTATGATGTCGACTTCGGGCACCGCCGCAAAACCCAGGACCAGCCCGGCGCGCTGGTCCAGCGGTTGTTGCGAACCCGGCAACCAATAGCTGCTGAGTGCATTGATCTCGATATCGGCACGGGTGGCTTTTTCGATCAGCTCCTTTTCCAAGGCTTGACTCTCGACCCGCACGGTCAAATGCAGCCCTGCTGCCACGCTTGGCAGACTGCCAACGCCCGGAATATCCATCGGCCAACCCGCCAGCAACGTATTGCGCCGACTCAACGCGGCACGGCGCATACGACGGATATGCCTCTGAAAGTGCCCCGCCGCCATGAATTCGGCCATTACCGCTTGAGTGCTGACCTCGGAATGACGCACATCCACAGCACGGCGCTGGGAGAACGCCTCTACCAACCCGATCGGCAACACCAGGTAGCCCAACCTAAGCGCCGGGAACGCCACTTTGCCAAAAGTCCCGACATACAGCACTCGCTCCTGCCGGTCCAGCGCCGCCAATGGCGCCAACGGTGCGCCGCTGTAGCGGTATTCACCGTCATAGTCATCCTCGATGATCCAGCCGTCAGTGCGCTCAGCCCACGCCAGTAATTCCAGGCGCCGAGCGAGGCTCATGATTACCCCGGTCGGATATTGATGAGACGGGGTGACATACGCCAATCGGCAATCGCTCAAACCGTTCAGTTCGGCGCAATCGATACCTTCGTTATCCACGCACACCCCGTGCAATTTCGCCCCAGCCACAGCGAACGCATGACCCGCAGCGCGGTACCCCGGATTCTCCACCGCGACCCCGTCTCCCGGCTCCACCAGCAGCTGTGCACAAAGGCTAATCGCCTGCTGTGCGCCACTGGTGATCACTATTTGCTCAGCTGAGCACTGCATTCCTCGCGAGCTGCGCAAATAAGCGGCGATCAATCCGCGTAATCGCTGGTCGCCAGCCGGATCGCCATAACACAGCTGCTGAAAATCCGGTTTTCGCCAGAAAGCCGCATTCAGCTTGGCCCAGACCTCAAAGGGAAACAGATCAAACGCCGGAACACCTACCCTGAATGCCCTCGGCGGACCGCTGGGAGGTTTAGCCAAATGGTTCTTTTCAACCCGCGCCAAGCCTCCCCTGTGGATAACTTTACTGGATGAAAACACAGGTAAATCGAGCCAATTTGTGGATAAGGCTGGGGATAAGCCTGTTGAAAAGCCTGTGGATAGTTTTGTGGATAGTTTTTTTGTCAGTAACGTACCGGGCCCAATTTGCACGACATACGTACCGTCGCCGACCCTCCCCTCAATAAAACCTTCGGCGTAGAGCTGATCGTAGGCGCGCACGACGCTGTTACGGGAAATCGCCAACGCGGTGGCCAGATCACGGCTGGCCGGCAAACGCATCCCACCAGCGAGTCGCCCGTCGAGCACACGCAGGCGCAACGCCTGATACAGCTGGCGGCTCAGCCCTTTGCCGCGATCAAGTTCGATACCGGTCGGGTTAAATGACAGGGACAGCGACGAATCAGGCATGACATTGGACCTACGAAATGGGTCATGAATGGCTCTTACAACAGACCAATAGCCTGCCTAGGATGCAGACATTCTCCAAGGAAAATTTCCATGTACTTGCCCAGCGCCTTTGTCATAGAAGATTTGCCTGAACTCCATCAGCAGATACTCGGCACTCGCCTCGCCGTGTTAATCACCCATAGCGAACAAGGCTTACAAGCCAGCCACTTGCCGCTTTTGCTGTACCCGGACCAAGGGCCGAATGGCACCCTCTACGGCCATTTCGCCCGGGCCAATCCGCAGTGGCAGGCATTGCAGAATGGCGCACAAGCACTGGTGGTTTTTGCCGGCGCCGACGCCTATATCAGCCCGGGTTTTTACCCGAGTAAAGCCGAACACGGCAAAGTCGTGCCCACCTGGAACTACGTCGCGGTCCATGCTTATGGCACCGCCGAAGTGTTCACCGACGCCACTCGCCTGCGCCATTTGGTCAGCGCCCTCACTGATCGCCACGAAGCCGGTCGCGCCACACCCTGGAAAGTCGATGACGCCCCGCCCGACTACATCGACGGGATGCTCAAGGCCATCGTCGGCTTCGCCCTGCCGATCCAGCGCCTGGAAGGCAAGCGCAAGCTCAGCCAGAACCGCAGCGCCGAAGACATCGCCGGCGTGCGCGAGGGGCTGAGTGCCAGCCCCGATGTGCGCGATCAGGCCCTCGCCCACCTAATACCCAAGGAATGAACATGAACCAGATCGAGATTCGCCAAGTCACCGCCGACGACCAGGCGTCGTGGCTACCGTTGTGGCAGGCCTACCTGCGGTTCTACAACACCGAGCTGCCCGAGGCCGTTACCCAAAGCACCTGGCAGCGCCTGCTTGATCCCAGTGAAACAACCCACTCCGCGCTGGCCTGGGTCGACGGCACAGCCGTGGGCATGGTGAACTTCATCTACCATCGCTCGAACTGGAGCATCGAAAACGCCTGCTACCTGCAAGACTTGCTGGTAACGCCCGAAACCCGCGGCACCGGCGTTGGCCGCAAACTCATCGAGTTTGTTTACGCCACGGCCAAGGCCGACGGGTGCTGCAAGGTTCACTGGCTGACTCATGAAACCAACACCACGGCGATTCAGCTCTACGAGCGCATCGCCGAACGCCCCGGTTTCATCCAGTTTCGCACCGCCCTCTAAGGTTCAAGGAGAACACCATGTCAACTTCACTCGCGGACTGGAAAGGCGTACCGCCACCCTCGGTTCAACTGATCGAGGGACGCTTCATCCGCCTGGAAAAACTCGACCCGGCGCGGCATGCCGACGGTTTGTTCAACGCCCTGCAAGGTCCGGGGGCCGATCCGAAACTCTGGGATTACTTGCCTTACGGCCCATTTCAGGAGCGCCGCGTATTCAATGATTGGTTGAACAACCACGCCGCCAACAGCGACCCCTATTTCTTCGCCGTGATTGATCGCGCCAACGGCGAGGTGCAGGGCATCCTCAGCTTGATGTCGATCGTCCCGGCCCAGGGTCGCATCGAGATTGGCCACGTGACGTTTGGTTCGCCGATGCAGCGTTCGCCGAAAAGTACCGAGGCGGTTTACTTGCTCGCCAAGGAGTCTTTTGCCATGGGCTATCGGCGCCTGGAGTGGAAGTGCAACAACGGTAACGCACGCTCGAAGTACGCGGCCGAGCGCTTGGGCTTCAGTTTTGAAGGGGTGTTCCGCCAGCACATGGTGGTCAAGGGGCAGAACCGCGATACCGCGTGGTACTCGATTCTGGACTCGGAGTGGTCGGCGATTGGTGCAGGCTTTGAGCACTGGCTTTCAGATGAAAACCAGACAGATGGCGGTCAGGTAAAAACCTTGGCTGAGTGCCGCGGGTAGCCCGCGGCGCCTGGACGGAAGCCTTCGCGGGTTTGCCCGCGATGAGCTTCTAGACGAGTTTCTGGGCCAGCACCGCGATGTGCTCCGGTCCAATACCGCAGCACCCGCCCAAATGGCTGGCGCCGCGCTGCTGCCAATCTGCCGCCCATTGCAGGTAACCCGGCGGATCGAGGTCTTCGCGCAGCGGGTCGAGCCCGTCGTTGGCCGTGGCTTCTTTTGGTTGCGGCGGAAAGGCGTTGGCATACGCGCCGATGTGAATCTTCACCCCCAACCGCTCAAAGGTTTCCCGTGCGGCATCAATCGCCGCGCCGATCACTTCTGGCTGGCTGCAATTGAACAGCAACGCCTCGACACCCAGCTCAGCCGCAACGGCAGCCGCTTCGGCCACCGGCTCACCGGAACGCAAACGCGGGACTTCGTCGGTGTCTTCATCCTTCAAGGTAAACGACAGCCAGAACGGCTTGCCGTCCTTCGGCAGACCGGCGTGGATCGCTCGCGCCTCGACGATTGAACTCTGGGTTTCCGCCAGCCACAGATCGACATGAGGCGCCAGACCGGTGACCAGCGGTGTCAGCAGTTCAGTCACCCGAGCCGCGTCGAACAAGTCCGGGCGGTAAGAACCGAACAACGGCGGCAACGAACCGGCGACACGCACGGCTTTGCCCGAAGCCTCCACGGCACGTCGCGCCAGCGTCCCGGCCAGCGCCGCGAGTGCCTGGCCTTCAGCGGCAAAGCGTTCTTCGCCAATGTGAAACGGCACCACCGCGTAACTGTTGCTGGTGATCACGTTAGCGCCACTGTCGATATAGGCTGCGTGTACCGCCTCTACGGCGTGCGGCGCTTCGCTCAAGGCCAGCGCTGACCACTCGGGCTGCCTGAACGGCGCGCCTGCGCGTTGCAGTTCGCGGCCCATGCCGCCATCGAGAATTACTGTACGTGCTGCGCCCATATGCTTTTCACTCATAAGCTTATGAAAATAACTCACTATCAGAGTCGTTCTTATAACTATTTAATACGCACCATTCGGTTAATAACAACCTCTTTTTTATTCAGGTATGGACTGTGAAATTTCAACCGCTGCTGGCCTTGGGCCTGACGATTCTAGCTGCCTCTACCCAAGCCTTTGGCGGCGCTACGCTGGATCGTGTAGAGCAAAAGAAAGAACTGGTGGGCGTGTTGATGGAAAGCTATCCGCCGTTCTCGTTCCTTAACGACCAGAACCAGCTCGACGGTTTCGACGTGGACGTGGCCAAAGCCGTGGCGGACAAACTTGGCGTCAAACTGCGCCTCGAAACGCCGTCCTGGGACGTCATCGCCGCCGGCCGCTGGAGCGGACGTTACGACATCTGCATTTGTTCGATGACCCCGAGCAAGGCCCGCGCCGAAGTCTTCGATTTCCCGGTCGAGTACTACGCCTCACCCGCGGTGATCGTGGTCAACGCCAAAGACGACCGCATCCACAGCGCCAAGGACCTGAGCGGCAAAAAAGTCGGCCTCACCAGCGCATCCAGCTATGAAAGCTACCTGAACAAAAACCTCGTCATCGAAGGCGCCGAAGAGACTCAGTTGCAGTACCCGTTCGAGAACGTACAGATCGCACCGTATGACACCGATAACGTGGCGTTTCAGGACCTGGGCCTGGGCGCGGGCGTGCGACTCGATGCGATTCTGACCAACCTCGTCACCGCGCAACCGCGCCTGAACGAAGACAAACGTTTCAAACTGGCAGGCGACCCGCTGTACTCGGAACCGAACTCGGTTGCCATTGAAAAAGGCGATGCCCAGTGGGACGCCAAGGTACGTACTGTTTTTGCGCAATTGAAACAAGACGGCACTCTGAGCAAACTCTCGCAAAAATGGATCGGCGCCGACATCAGTAAATGACTTCTTTCCCCAAACCTCCTCAGCTGCCACCCCCGGTGGCTGAGTCGCGACTGCAACGAATGTTCGGCTTTCGCACCCGGCTGTACCTGACGTGGGCGGCAATGCTCAGCTTGTTCGCCAGTTTCTTCCTGAGCTTCGACCTGAAGTTCTCGATCATCCTCGACAAACTGCCCAACCTCGTCGGCCTGCACCTGGCGCCTAACGGCTTCCTGCAAGGTGCGGCCCTGACGCTGTTCCTGTGCCTGTGCTCAATCATCGCGTCGTCACTGCTGGGGTTCATCACCGCCCTGGCGCGGCTGTCGAAAAGCGCGGTGGCGTTCGGTATAGCGAGTTTCTATGCCTCGTTCTTTCGCGGCACGCCGTTGCTGATCCAGATCCTGTTGATCTACCTCGGCCTGCCACAACTGGGTATCGTCCCCGGCGCCATCGCTGCCGGCATCATCGCCCTGTCGCTGAACTACGGCGCCTACCTCAGCGAAATTTTTCGCGCGGGCATCCTTGGCGTTCCACACGGCCAACGCGAAGCGTCCCTGGCCTTGGGCATGCGCGACAGCGTGATTTTCTGGCGCGTTACCCTACCCCAAGCGATGCGCACGATCATTCCGCCCACCACCAACCAATTCATCTCCATGCTCAAGGACTCATCCTTGATCTCGGTGATGGGCGTGTGGGAAGTGATGTTCCTGGCGCAGTCCTATGGGCGATCAAGCTATCGCTACATCGAGATGCTGACAACCGCGGCGATTATTTACTGGGTGATGTCGATTGGGCTGGAACTGATACAGGCACGGATGGAGCGGCATTATGGGAAGGCTTACTTGAGCCGCCGTTAGCTGAAGGCGAAAGCACGTAGCCTTTGATAGCTTGTTGATTGGCTGTAGGAAAAAAACACCCCACAGAAGCGCTAAAAACAACGATTCCCGAGCGGCCAGTTCTTTTCTACAGAACAATCTGACGCAACCCGCAACCCTGCCGGAACCGCCTGACATCGGCGTCTACCGCCTCCCCCATAGAGTTTGTCCTCCTTCCCAAAGAGGTCAAACTCAATGCCCGCTCAACACCAACACCGACCACTCCACCTGGCATTGGCCATTGCGTTCGCACTCGGGTGTGCTGACTTCGCAATGGCCCAACAGATTACCGCCGACACCTCCCCCGCCCCAACTGAAACGCCGGAAGACTTGATCGCCGGGCTGGACGCGTTCATCCATGCGGCCGACACCACCCACACCAAGGTCACCAAGGCATACATTGAAAAGCACGGGGTTGAGCTGCTATTCGGCGATACCAATGATCTGGTGACGGTGCTTGCCCGGGGCGGTTTGACCGGGGTGGTGGACGGCGGCGACGGCGACGACGTGCTGCAACTCGACGCGGCGAACGGTGGCTCGCTAGGCGAGACGCGCAACTTCGAGGGGCTGGAAGTCAAACGGGGAGCCTGGACTCGTGACGGGGCCAGCGATTTCAGTATTGGGGTCCTGGTGCGCCCCAAAGCCATACTGACCAACAGCGGACATATCGACGGGGGTGTATTGACGCAAGGCACGCTGAACAATAACGGCGAGATCCGTGGCGCAGTGACCGTGCTCTCTGACGGCACCCTGAACAACGCAGGAACCATTGAGGGAGGCGTTGACGTCAGAAATCGCGGGGCCTTCAGCGGCCAGGGCACGGTAGGCGAACTGAAATTGGCCGGCACGCTCTCCGTCAACAGGTTACAGGGCGCGCCGACAGTGGTGGACGACCTGAACATGTCCAACACCGCCGAGCTGGTCTATGAGGTGAATGCCAATGGCCGTAGCGAGACGATCAACGTTGGCGGCACCGCCAGACTGAACGACGCCACGCTGAGCATCGTTGCAGTCCCCGGCGAATATCCCGTGAGCAGCCAGCACACCCTCATCGACGCCAATAAGGTCGAAGGCCAATTCGGCAACGTCGTTAATGGCCTGGCCTTCATGAACCCGACCCTGCAATACCATGAAAAGTCCGTGGCACTGACCTACGCGCGTAACGATGTATCGCTCGACAGCGTCGCGACCAGCGAAAGCGGGCGTCAGCTCGCCCAGAGTATCGACGAGCCAGAGGCGATCGCCCCCGTCCAGATGCCCTCTGATACATCGAGCGCTGCCACTGTCACCCCGAATACATCACCGGCCACGAACACTGCCGTCACCGCCCTGCTCGGTGCCAACAAAGCCACTGCCAGTCGGGCCATCGAACAATTGGCCGGCGGCAGCAACGCGAACCTGGCCAATGCAACCTTGAGCAGTGTGAGTCCTGTGACTGGCAGCATGCTCTCGGCCATGCGCCAACTGGGCGCCGCCGTCCTCCATGAACAGAGCAATACGCCGCGTCTGGCGGCCGGTAGCAACACCCGCGACAGGGTCTGGTTACAGGCACTGGGCAACGGCGGCACAGTGGATCGTCGTCATGAAAGCAGCACGCTGCAACATGCCACCAAAGGCCTGGTACTCGGCACGGATTGGGCACTCGGTGAGCAATGGCGCCTGGGCGTCATAGGCGCGAAATCGCAAACACGCCTGGACGGCAGTCAACTCGACGGCGAGCTGAACAGTTGGCACCTGGGCGCCTATGCCTTGCACCAACGCGGGCCTTTGGCGTTGCGTTTGGGCGCGACGCACAGCAGCCATGAAGGAAGCAGCAAGCGACGAGTCGCCTTCAACGGCTTCAGCGATCGCCCGACGGGGAGCTACGACGCCAGCACTCAGCAGGCCTTTGCAGAGGTCGGCTACACATTGCGCAGCGGCAACGTCAGCGCCGAGCCCTTCGTCACGCTCGGCTACCAACGCTATCAGCGCGACAGTTACACAGAGAACGGCGGCGCAGCCACGCTGCGAGTCCACGGGCAAACCCAGAACAACCTCAATAGCACCTTCGGCCTTAGGCTGGCACAGCTCAATACCCTGGATAACGGTATGCAATTGACGCCGCGACTCAGCGCCGGCTGGAAACACACTTACGGCAATATCAACAGCAAGACGCGGCAGCGACTGGCAACGGGCGGCAAAAATTTCACCGTCGAAGGCGCAGCGCTTGATCGTGACGGCCTGATGCTTGGCGCCGGGCTCGATCTGGCTGTGTCGGCACGGCATACGCTGGGTGTCGGGTAC is a window of Pseudomonas sp. DC1.2 DNA encoding:
- a CDS encoding ABC transporter substrate-binding protein, with amino-acid sequence MKFQPLLALGLTILAASTQAFGGATLDRVEQKKELVGVLMESYPPFSFLNDQNQLDGFDVDVAKAVADKLGVKLRLETPSWDVIAAGRWSGRYDICICSMTPSKARAEVFDFPVEYYASPAVIVVNAKDDRIHSAKDLSGKKVGLTSASSYESYLNKNLVIEGAEETQLQYPFENVQIAPYDTDNVAFQDLGLGAGVRLDAILTNLVTAQPRLNEDKRFKLAGDPLYSEPNSVAIEKGDAQWDAKVRTVFAQLKQDGTLSKLSQKWIGADISK
- a CDS encoding FMN-binding negative transcriptional regulator; the protein is MYLPSAFVIEDLPELHQQILGTRLAVLITHSEQGLQASHLPLLLYPDQGPNGTLYGHFARANPQWQALQNGAQALVVFAGADAYISPGFYPSKAEHGKVVPTWNYVAVHAYGTAEVFTDATRLRHLVSALTDRHEAGRATPWKVDDAPPDYIDGMLKAIVGFALPIQRLEGKRKLSQNRSAEDIAGVREGLSASPDVRDQALAHLIPKE
- a CDS encoding amino acid ABC transporter permease yields the protein MTSFPKPPQLPPPVAESRLQRMFGFRTRLYLTWAAMLSLFASFFLSFDLKFSIILDKLPNLVGLHLAPNGFLQGAALTLFLCLCSIIASSLLGFITALARLSKSAVAFGIASFYASFFRGTPLLIQILLIYLGLPQLGIVPGAIAAGIIALSLNYGAYLSEIFRAGILGVPHGQREASLALGMRDSVIFWRVTLPQAMRTIIPPTTNQFISMLKDSSLISVMGVWEVMFLAQSYGRSSYRYIEMLTTAAIIYWVMSIGLELIQARMERHYGKAYLSRR
- a CDS encoding GNAT family protein, coding for MSTSLADWKGVPPPSVQLIEGRFIRLEKLDPARHADGLFNALQGPGADPKLWDYLPYGPFQERRVFNDWLNNHAANSDPYFFAVIDRANGEVQGILSLMSIVPAQGRIEIGHVTFGSPMQRSPKSTEAVYLLAKESFAMGYRRLEWKCNNGNARSKYAAERLGFSFEGVFRQHMVVKGQNRDTAWYSILDSEWSAIGAGFEHWLSDENQTDGGQVKTLAECRG
- a CDS encoding GNAT family N-acetyltransferase, whose translation is MNQIEIRQVTADDQASWLPLWQAYLRFYNTELPEAVTQSTWQRLLDPSETTHSALAWVDGTAVGMVNFIYHRSNWSIENACYLQDLLVTPETRGTGVGRKLIEFVYATAKADGCCKVHWLTHETNTTAIQLYERIAERPGFIQFRTAL
- a CDS encoding homocysteine S-methyltransferase family protein; this encodes MGAARTVILDGGMGRELQRAGAPFRQPEWSALALSEAPHAVEAVHAAYIDSGANVITSNSYAVVPFHIGEERFAAEGQALAALAGTLARRAVEASGKAVRVAGSLPPLFGSYRPDLFDAARVTELLTPLVTGLAPHVDLWLAETQSSIVEARAIHAGLPKDGKPFWLSFTLKDEDTDEVPRLRSGEPVAEAAAVAAELGVEALLFNCSQPEVIGAAIDAARETFERLGVKIHIGAYANAFPPQPKEATANDGLDPLREDLDPPGYLQWAADWQQRGASHLGGCCGIGPEHIAVLAQKLV
- a CDS encoding PLP-dependent aminotransferase family protein, encoding MPDSSLSLSFNPTGIELDRGKGLSRQLYQALRLRVLDGRLAGGMRLPASRDLATALAISRNSVVRAYDQLYAEGFIEGRVGDGTYVVQIGPGTLLTKKLSTKLSTGFSTGLSPALSTNWLDLPVFSSSKVIHRGGLARVEKNHLAKPPSGPPRAFRVGVPAFDLFPFEVWAKLNAAFWRKPDFQQLCYGDPAGDQRLRGLIAAYLRSSRGMQCSAEQIVITSGAQQAISLCAQLLVEPGDGVAVENPGYRAAGHAFAVAGAKLHGVCVDNEGIDCAELNGLSDCRLAYVTPSHQYPTGVIMSLARRLELLAWAERTDGWIIEDDYDGEYRYSGAPLAPLAALDRQERVLYVGTFGKVAFPALRLGYLVLPIGLVEAFSQRRAVDVRHSEVSTQAVMAEFMAAGHFQRHIRRMRRAALSRRNTLLAGWPMDIPGVGSLPSVAAGLHLTVRVESQALEKELIEKATRADIEINALSSYWLPGSQQPLDQRAGLVLGFAAVPEVDIISALGHLDKLWRQ
- a CDS encoding dermonecrotic toxin domain-containing protein; protein product: MSDTDFENILTQLVTGPSMREVACKALRSALSTLYPALNIDPSKAVIVTPIWNVADGQVSSGNNHFESLTDALVRLSLSAQTATWIDAEHYLTLQPGANSAIQLPVKISAIGRLINQLSLLFFVALQEQYVDYWNEMTENAVPRWLKLSDNLRKLWHIKQMPDWDEDQKAMALAFFNNPEQTSRHNTDKYQYKACLIDIDNSQGHQWVLDVAVLVGTVDGRTLVISRSIAEGFKQHDSLESFGKTLPDRFSSSPGSNAVRWRLYEPTGNFFDHQACALIALEIQAIGQLYGAIAPEDYQPPINTAAVHRKGLPTGQYDQIRSFLPEWINDAQPADLTRYSRHLMDLALLREKHAGKSYLDDIPALRVFTLNTLRDRVVKDHPETEDPKLENIELSITSLVVIGTFTVPGKTETVTMSLVDLALQNLIAVPLGNKTVRRTDNGVVEAWMTPAYLQQLVTDVDIGEVYPALIKRKLFADTLETQRRQELFASQLRIQLPLQALQYKIRGESGIDDLGYQYVVAAMHEKATDRYVSDLEIIIRPLAFIPESHTDDKADAVANMFVIGPKFVDKGPCLLFRPLLEPALLQYPCEANLLYAIKHSQTLRQSVLAWLPDDVRFNYSQYVFPGRLPSAWTLSQWLVDSTSVLRMMGEVTLSKTPLVEPCLSTLFADNANAMITLADRQSVSNAQSRWETLKHGAWALFNIALPFLGRTAETATWIWQIIDDLDVANKASEKGDSENTWTALTDLFLAVAMVLAHRAATRHAGAARALENDSALLDKEPTVLEQEQENTEEKLVTTAPPKITLTQMPDIAAQQLPESHKTSLYTSGPLARKGLEAFLEGMAITKPQGLPAPSTEVGLHQFLSALNQKWYAQVGQRWFEVTLNESDFVQIINTRDSPAKTGPLLMHSSNGAWEVDIRLRLRGGGRSRKEVMQENARRIIELKQQLTSFDANKETLKTALENAEKAAATSTPGVDDPQNRMLIETLDRQLDIYGVYINQLKAFNALEPIVNYREVMVSCLEAQLWRTKKWCDQQNRVFGNYLRRSIALLDNEPVEHTQTPRQTHQQTSELAQGMIDKIEFGQARIEELKRLGKNAALIASEYTATQPSFDLHDLKLFQISLAQELCLNDSGTAATGGARETLAALVEDVGLTIQSSLDLDREGHTVALTEQIEGFSDFVEQFATLDQRILDLPGEYPGQLLQPALDLMRARVEVFNERAIDHLAGLLQERRTLEPVPGPSQPKKAPLRVIKTRFKGTVIGTSRTRLKSTDTELVDVTSALTGMVIATFHEKTPGSWVEHVRPNTTLPSARHPTLAVSVQNGKTLLTQLEPFTRQTEAHSKNIRRIPLEIEEMFHQQANRMEAAAAAIEQALTDMNATESGPGSAADVTKKLSNGAVELYKKGSELRITMTKRQPPTAGRLEWLHSKGLVKIERIVKSGTAHQRLKGQRKDFMDEYQISDKATSEVLWYAHFHYPTSDTPRSAFTAAHLKTVEQRLSGGAFVTRNTVGPLQSIAIYRAEISHRLADLLFLK